A portion of the Paucilactobacillus hokkaidonensis JCM 18461 genome contains these proteins:
- a CDS encoding ABC transporter ATP-binding protein: MAEALLKFDHVGKSFDGKQVIKDFNLEVHKGELLVLVGASGSGKTTTLKMVNQLERPTDGDIYYHDKQIKDYNVQELRWNIGYVLQQIALFPTMTVAQNIRVIPEMKKMRKSEIDETVTRLLQGVDLDPKKYANRFPRELSGGEQQRVGILRALASSPDVVLMDEPFSALDPISRTSLQNLVLRLHDELKNTIIFVTHDMDEALKVGDRIAIMSNGNLVQVDTPEQIAQHPINDFVASFFASARAKNIYDIYLGRVGMDGYYQDHVDTADIVPLNGDATIRDGLQALSDHDAIQVNDRESGRVKGYLDRVAIIRYLSEHERA; encoded by the coding sequence ATGGCTGAAGCGTTACTTAAGTTTGATCATGTTGGGAAGTCGTTTGATGGCAAGCAGGTAATTAAAGATTTTAATTTGGAAGTTCATAAAGGTGAATTGTTAGTATTAGTGGGTGCGTCTGGGTCCGGTAAGACAACAACCCTAAAGATGGTTAATCAATTAGAACGGCCAACAGATGGTGATATTTATTATCATGATAAACAGATTAAGGACTATAACGTACAAGAATTACGCTGGAACATCGGATATGTGCTTCAACAGATTGCCTTGTTTCCAACTATGACAGTGGCACAAAATATTCGTGTTATTCCAGAAATGAAAAAAATGCGAAAATCTGAAATCGATGAAACGGTCACCCGCTTGTTACAAGGCGTTGATCTTGATCCTAAAAAATATGCTAATCGATTTCCGCGAGAGTTATCAGGAGGTGAGCAGCAGCGGGTTGGAATTTTACGGGCCTTGGCTTCTAGTCCGGATGTTGTGCTGATGGATGAACCTTTTAGTGCGTTAGATCCGATTTCACGGACTTCTTTACAAAATTTGGTTCTAAGACTTCACGATGAATTGAAAAATACAATTATTTTTGTGACACATGACATGGACGAGGCACTCAAAGTTGGAGATCGAATTGCGATTATGAGTAATGGTAATTTAGTTCAGGTTGATACTCCAGAACAAATTGCCCAGCATCCGATTAATGATTTTGTTGCTAGTTTTTTTGCCTCAGCACGTGCAAAAAATATATATGACATTTATTTAGGCCGAGTTGGTATGGATGGCTATTATCAAGACCATGTGGATACTGCCGATATCGTACCATTAAATGGAGATGCTACTATCCGTGATGGGTTACAAGCATTAAGTGACCATGACGCAATTCAGGTCAATGATCGTGAAAGTGGTCGGGTTAAAGGATATTTGGATCGTGTTGCCATTATTCGCTACCTAAGTGAACATGAACGGGCATAA
- a CDS encoding ABC transporter permease/substrate-binding protein, which translates to MQTLIHTLVQRRSDLIQALWQHLGISVISLLIAMAIAIPLAIWVEKHDRLANIMLQITSVLQTIPSLALLGLLIPFVGIGSVPAVIALVVYALLPIFQNTYIGIQEIDPSIEEAADAFGMSRMRKLVKVELPIAMPVIISGIRTALVMIIGTATLAALIGAGGLGTFILLGIDRNNTSLVLIGAIASAALALILSYLIHVLQRVKIRYSLITLAVILLGFIGYGSYKVIDQPADEVVIAGKLGSEPDILINMYKELIEDDSNVKVTLKPDFGKTSFLFSALRNNQIDIYPEFTGTVLESLVKVNSSETKNLSQQQTYQLAKRKLASQYHLKYLKPMKYNNTYALAVTKKFAEENGLKDISDLSGIQDKIKAGMTLEFIDRSDGLRGVKKLYGLTFTPQSMSPDLRYGALHDGKVNLVDAYSTDSQLRQYNLVTLKDNKNLFPAYQGAPLMSEKLAKKHPEIVTSLNKLSNKISEKQMREMNYQVNVLKRSPKTVAHEYLIQHHLLK; encoded by the coding sequence ATGCAAACTTTAATACACACTTTAGTTCAACGTAGATCTGATTTGATTCAGGCGCTATGGCAACATTTAGGAATTTCAGTAATTTCTCTATTAATTGCAATGGCAATCGCGATTCCATTGGCAATTTGGGTGGAGAAGCATGATCGTTTAGCGAATATTATGCTACAAATAACTAGTGTTTTACAAACAATTCCGTCGTTGGCGTTACTTGGATTGTTAATTCCATTTGTGGGAATCGGTTCAGTGCCGGCCGTTATTGCACTTGTGGTGTACGCCCTATTACCTATTTTTCAGAACACATATATCGGAATACAAGAAATTGATCCATCGATTGAAGAAGCAGCTGATGCTTTTGGAATGTCACGAATGCGTAAATTAGTGAAGGTTGAATTGCCAATCGCTATGCCTGTAATTATTTCAGGGATTCGAACAGCTCTAGTGATGATCATTGGGACGGCAACGTTAGCTGCATTGATTGGCGCTGGTGGACTTGGTACATTTATTTTATTAGGAATTGATCGTAATAATACGTCGCTAGTATTGATTGGTGCGATTGCATCAGCAGCACTAGCTTTGATTTTAAGCTATTTAATTCATGTTTTACAACGAGTAAAAATCCGGTACTCTTTAATTACCCTGGCAGTTATTTTGTTAGGCTTTATAGGTTACGGTTCATATAAGGTGATTGATCAACCTGCTGACGAAGTTGTAATTGCTGGTAAGCTTGGTTCAGAGCCTGATATTTTAATTAATATGTATAAGGAACTAATTGAAGATGATTCAAACGTTAAAGTAACATTGAAGCCGGATTTTGGTAAAACGAGTTTTTTATTTAGTGCACTTCGAAATAATCAAATTGATATCTATCCTGAATTTACCGGGACAGTGTTGGAAAGTTTAGTTAAAGTTAATTCTTCTGAAACAAAGAATCTATCACAGCAACAGACTTATCAACTAGCAAAACGAAAGCTGGCCAGTCAATATCACCTAAAGTATTTGAAACCGATGAAATACAATAATACCTATGCTTTAGCAGTAACTAAAAAGTTTGCTGAGGAAAACGGCTTGAAAGATATTAGTGACTTATCAGGAATTCAGGATAAAATTAAGGCTGGGATGACCCTAGAATTTATTGATCGTTCGGATGGCTTAAGGGGTGTAAAGAAATTATATGGATTAACCTTTACACCACAATCGATGAGTCCTGATCTTCGCTATGGTGCATTGCATGATGGTAAGGTCAATTTAGTTGACGCTTATTCAACCGATAGTCAGTTAAGGCAATACAATTTAGTCACTTTAAAGGATAATAAAAACCTATTTCCAGCTTATCAAGGCGCACCATTAATGAGCGAAAAGTTGGCTAAAAAACATCCAGAAATTGTTACATCACTCAATAAGCTAAGTAACAAGATAAGTGAAAAACAAATGCGGGAAATGAATTATCAGGTCAACGTGTTGAAACGGTCGCCTAAAACGGTGGCTCATGAATATTTAATTCAGCATCATTTATTAAAGTAG